Proteins encoded by one window of Cyanobacteriota bacterium:
- a CDS encoding DNA adenine methylase — MTIATIAPASSGVVPRPFLKWAGGKGKLIEQYSPYFPKRYRTYYEPFLGGGAIFFHLRPSRAVLMDINPELVNVYCCIRDSVEAVIALLQRHQQRHNRDYYYHLRSTQLDDPIERAARLIYLNKTCFNGLYRENSKGEFNVPMGSYKNPAICCPELLRAASKALKTTEIYKQPFEAILEFAKSADDFVYFDPPYHPISATSNFTGYNRYAFSAEDQQRLRDTVVLLAQRNVQVLVSNSDCAFIRDLYRGFTIYTMSASRAINSKGDRRGKINELLITVP, encoded by the coding sequence ATGACGATCGCTACGATCGCGCCTGCATCATCTGGAGTTGTTCCTCGGCCATTCTTAAAATGGGCAGGAGGAAAGGGAAAGTTAATTGAGCAATATTCTCCCTATTTTCCAAAGCGGTACCGCACCTATTACGAACCATTTTTAGGGGGGGGTGCTATCTTTTTTCATCTTCGTCCTAGCCGTGCTGTATTGATGGATATTAACCCAGAATTGGTTAATGTCTATTGCTGTATTCGAGACTCTGTGGAGGCTGTCATTGCTCTGTTGCAACGTCATCAGCAGCGCCATAACCGAGACTATTACTATCACCTACGATCAACGCAGTTGGATGATCCGATCGAGCGGGCTGCTCGTCTGATTTATTTGAATAAAACTTGCTTTAATGGCCTGTACCGAGAAAACTCTAAAGGGGAATTTAATGTCCCCATGGGGAGTTATAAAAATCCAGCCATTTGTTGCCCGGAGTTGCTGCGTGCCGCCTCTAAGGCACTGAAAACAACTGAAATTTATAAGCAGCCCTTTGAAGCGATCTTGGAATTTGCTAAATCTGCTGATGACTTTGTGTATTTTGACCCGCCTTATCACCCCATTAGTGCCACTAGCAACTTTACGGGCTATAACCGCTATGCCTTCAGTGCCGAAGATCAACAGCGATTGCGGGATACCGTCGTGCTCTTAGCTCAGCGTAATGTGCAAGTATTAGTTTCTAACTCTGATTGCGCCTTTATTCGTGACCTGTACCGAGGGTTCACCATTTACACGATGTCT